Below is a window of Calonectris borealis chromosome 25, bCalBor7.hap1.2, whole genome shotgun sequence DNA.
GCTCCAGCAGGTGAGGATTTAACACTTGACCAGGCGGGCATTGGGGTCTTGGAGCAGATCCCTCTCCATCCCCGCTCAGCAGCGTGCAGCCCACTCTCTTCTCGGAGGTCTACGGTGATTTTGGTTTGGTACAGATCCAAAGTCCACGATAGCAGCTGAAATTCCTTGACACGATGTCGCTAAAATTGTGGCGGTTGTCGGGTAAACCAGCCGCCGAGCAGTGGAGTTTTGCTGACCCCCGGTTTGGGGTTTGTGGAGGGGACAGCTTCGTCGCAACAGTCTTTTCCTTCAGGTTTGATTTTGTTCCGTTGGGGCAACAGGTTCGAGCTGGTTCATCGTTCCTGGCGTCACCAGGAGAACCGCAGGTTGGTTTTGTTGTGCTCTGAGCATTGTGAAATTCTCTGCTTTGCCAATAAATAACTGTAAAAAATCCCAACTGTGCTGTGGGTTGATTTGTGTTAAAGACCGAAGGTCAGAGCCATCTGGTTGGTAAAAATTCCCCGTTAACCTTTTGTCCTCTTCCAGTCTCAAGACTGCTCATCTTttggtgtgttgggttttttctctcctttggaaACTGATCCTTCAGGACAGTCATTGCGTTAAGTATATTTTATGAAGAAACCAGAGTTTCTAGTGGTGTCTCCCCTGAGTATTTTCAGCAAATTTCATTAGGCACCTTCAAAAAAAGCTTCCGTAATTCTCGGTTTTGCTACAAGAACTGGTCCCTCGGGGGGAAccaaaatgctgctttaaaaacaaacaaacaaaacatacaaacaaaaaacccagaacactCATCCCGATAATAAATTCAAAGCATCTAGTCCTTTGTTTGTAACCTCTCAGTCACCCTAATTCCAGATCAGCAGAAGATGCTGTTGAGATGTTCCCCTGTAGCGTACCAGCAAGTCGAGAGTTAGAGAAAGGTGCGTCCTGCCGCGGGGTCTGGCAAACCCTCTGCTCCTGCTTGAAATTCAAGTATCGAGGAGAGCGTCCCAGACCCGAGGAGAGCGTCCCAGACCCGAGGAGAGCGTCCCAGACCTCGAGCTGCCCCTTgcgggaggaaggggctgggagcCAGACGATCAACCAGCGTCACGGTACCCCTGCTCCATCGGGTCACCTTCTCCTGACTCGAATTTTCACGTGAGGCATCAGAGAGTTTATATTTTGGCTTTGGCTGTACAAGACCACGGTCAGTGGTGAAACACGAGGATAAGACCAGCGTATGCTCAGGTGAGGCGAGTGCacctttttctgttctgtcttgCTTTGGCAATGTCACTGGTCACAGGCTACATGCTAccggaaaaaaaaatagaaatgaaaaaaaaaaaaaaggaaaaatggccaCCAGAAGTGCTCGCTCAGCGTGGTGGGATTTGTGTCGGAAAACGAACAAACGGGAAGTGCCTGGCAGATGTTTCCGGTCAATCCGGAGTCTCTTAGATATTGCAGAGAGTGGGTGTGTTGTCAGCACGTGGCAAGCTACATAATAGAAGATGCTacattccttgggaaaaaaaaaaatagtagtgctgagttggatttttttctgagttttttttctttgagaagctACCTTTTCCTCAGAGGCAAGGAAACAAACTCGAAGGAAAAGAATCCTCGTCAACatgctgcttgcactgaatgGATCAGACCGAGATGCTCTCGCCGGCTGGTCAGGAGAGACACGCGTCGCTTCGATTCCTTTCCGACGGGGTGACGGGACGAGGTGCGGTAACAGTCTCGGGATCGGTCGGCAGTCGCGGCCCTCGGGCTGCCTCACGGGGGGGAttttgcttctccttccccctgcctcaAAACACACGGCCCTCGCTCCCTTTCCGACGTCCCCCTCTGCGCGCCGGGACGCGTGCTCGGGGAGGAGCGTGTCGAGAGTAGGGTTGTTTCGGgaaggagatttttaaaaaaaaaaggaaaaaaaaaaaaaaaagaaaaaggacaggaTATTTACAGCTATCCACTAACAGTTTTGGTAGGTCAGGACGTCTCCTTTCCCCTCCCGGCCTCTCCCACCAACCTGCCTACgggcaggaggggctggtggagctCTCCAGCGAGGACTGGGAGAGGCGGCGCGTCAGAGGTCCGATGCTGGAGTCGGCCAGCGAGGAGGTGGGGAAGAGTTTGTACCAGCCCGCGACCGCGCTGGAGAGATCGAGCTCCTCCAAGACGATCTGGGCCATCCCCATGAAGCACTTGTGGTCCATGCGCCCGTAATCTCCCCAGACGATCACCTGCGGGGCAGAGAAGGCGTCAGGGGAGCCGCCCCACTCGCCGGGTGGGAGTTTTGGGGAAAACTGGGCAAACTCAGCGTGCCCGGCCGGGAAGGACCCGCcaggacagggacggggaggCTGCGGTCTGATGGACAGCGGTGAGGACGCTGGGTTTCTGTGCCCTGTCCTCGCTCCCCTaatccctccctgtccccaaggaTCTGTGCGGGGAGGACGTCACCTGCAGGACTTTGCCCTGGGGGCTCTCCTCGAAGAGCAGAGGCTGCTGGTATGACGGGTCGCAGGTTTTCTTCACCACCTTGGTCTTCTTCTTGGCCAGGCAGACGCCGTTCTCCAACAGGTAGACTTTCACGTAGGTGGCTGCGTTGGAAAACAGGCGAGAAACACTGACTCGGAGCAGGCTCCTGTGATGGTCCCAGCACAGCGCCCGGCCCCAtcactccccctccatccccgACCCCCCCCCTCTCCAGCCACCTACCAGGGATGGACTTGGAGCCCATCTTCGGGATAAGTCCCCTCGCCTGGATCacctccacctccagctgcccGTTCCGGTCAGCCATGCCGACGTGGACATCGCCTAGGCGGAGGGACAAGAGCGCTCAGCACCCTCCCCGATGGCCACCTCCCACCGGGGACGGCCgcagccctgggctgggctggtccCACCAGCTCTCCCTTTTGGTGCTGCCAAAAAGCCGGTGGGAGATGTCATCGCCAGGGCTGGCGGCCTCGGCACCCCCACACCGCTGCCTGCTCCCCACCCTCAGCACCCAGCGCTCAAGCACGCCGAGCATCACCGCATTTATCGTGAATTTGGCGGAAGGACAAAGCCGAGCTGATGTGAAGACGCTTGGATTTGAGCAGCGAGGAGAGAACCGGGTGAaagccccctgctcccctcctccctgccctccctgccggcTCCATCCCAGGCAGCTTTGCAGGGAAAAGGGGCTGGGATTATCCGGGGCTGTGCCTTGGCCGGGTGATGCCCTCAGCCGGGAGGCAGGCGAGACCCTGGCAAGAGCAGgagaggctggggcaggaggggtgggtggCTGAGCACCCCACCGGGGCCAGCCCCCGTCTCCCCGGGGCACTTCACTGGGGTCCTTCCCCGCTGCCTGCGGAGGGGCATCTGCAGGAAAAAACGTGGCCGGACACCTCTTGAGCTCCATGTGAAGTTGTTCTCCCCCTTACACTGCCCTGCTCGTCCGTCCCTCCGTCCGTTGGCTGGCGGGTCCCCGTCACTCACTGCCTTGTGGCCCCGGAGGGGGGAGTGGGGACAGGGAAGGGGTGAGCTGACGTCCCAGCGGGGTTTAATAGGAGCAAGATGAACCTGGATCTTCTCAAAACACACTTGGCATTTCAACAGCAAGCCAGGGCcggcgccgggggctgcgcgAGGAACCGGCCAGCGGGAGAGGAACGAGCGGCGGGGGGACGGCAGGAGCCGTAGGGACTCGGCGTGCCCCAGGCACTGCAGGACCTCGCCCCAAGGGGAGCCGGTGGCGTCCCCTCCCGGGGAAGGTGGGCAAACCCAGAGGGGCCCAActgccccccttccctcccaccggAGGTTTGTGGGGGCCAGCAGGACCAGGTCCCTGTGCTGcggggactgggggggcaggaCGGGGGACCCTGGTTACTGTGGCCCCCCCTGGCAGCTCTCCCCGTTCCCGGCAGCTCCGGCCCCTCAGCAGGACACGGGGCAGACACCTTGGTGGGCCCTGGGAGCAGCCGGGACacgctgctgctggctgggaatTCAGACTCCGGACTTTCTGTAGCCGTTTtggatttaaaagggaaaaatggaaCAACACCCGGTTTTGTTGGGTCCCCTCTGCAGCGGGATGCTCGGAGGAGCTGATGcacagcagaggggcaggagagaccGCGGGGGAAAAGGCAGAGCTGTTGCTTCCCCCTGCGGTGTCCAGCCCTGAGCCCTGCACGGGACGTTCCCTCCCTCGCGGAGCCGGCAGCGGGAGCAGCAGGGGAAGGCCAGAGCATCTGCAAGCCACGCACCGGCCCGGCACGTGCTCGGCAGCAAGGGCCACTGCTGGGGTCGAGCCTGTCCCCCAGAGCCGGTGCCCTGCGGAGGAGCGTGCGGCCACCTTCCCCCCCAAGCAGCCCCCTCCCTCTCGCTGGAGCATCCTCTTGCACCGCCCAGCCCCGCACCAGGCAAGACGCAGCCCttgctctgcggggctggggatggcacccccctccccgggcagggacCCCCTTCGGCTGGCACTCACCCATCGGCGGGGTGGCCAGCGTCTGCCGCCCCACCAGCTggcccggccccagcccgtcgAGGAAGTCGCTGAACTGGCTCTCGGCGCCCAGCCGGGTGGTGGGGAAGATGAACCTGCGCCGGGGACAGCGAAGGGCTTTTGCGGAGCACCGGGCTGCCGGATCTCGAGCGAGATCCCCCgggagcccagccccagctcccgcccCCCCGTGCCACCCCGCGGTGTCTTACGTGCCGTCGGAGCTGTTGCTGTTGGTGCTGCCGTCGGTGGACTCGCGGCTGCCTTGCCGGGTGACCCTGGTCCTCATCTCCACCGCGATGCCGGTCTCCGTGCTCCTCCGGATGTTGCTGCGCAGCTTTTTGGGGCCACCCTCTGGAAGCAGAGACGGGGTGAGCCTGGGAAGCGCTCGCTGCCCCCAGACCCTCCCGCGGGATGGACGTCAAACCAGACGGAAGAACCGGGGTGCCAGGCACAGCCGGAGCCTCCCCGTGTGCTGCTCCCCACCTTCGGTACGTTATTCACTGTGATTTATGCAGCCTTGCCCTGGGGATGAAACCTGCGGGACCCCGCAGCCGTGTCCCGGTGCCACTCACACCGTGCTGGAGAGCCACGGGCTGCCCGTGCTCCCCGCGTCCCAACTCCCCACAGCCCTCGCTCAGCACCGATGCCATCGTGCCTTTGCATGGCTGAGCACCCACCTGCGCCTCAGTCACCTCCCCCCGTGCTGAGACTGGCCAGACTCAGCTCACATGTGCTGACCCCAGGCCAGCCCGCCGCCTGGCCTGTGCCGCTGCAGAGCCACCTCCCAGCCTCCGAAATCCCCAGGGCCCCGTCAACGTGCCAATGTTCCCGTGCCGCAGGGGATGGGCACCCCCATTGCCGCAAGCGGGCGCAGCCCCGACGCCGACCGATCAGCGAAGTCTCCCTCTCCCCACACGGTTGCACCGTCCCCGCCGCCACGCGTCCCAGGCGGTGGCAGACGGCAGAAGGAGGAGCGTGGCCCCGAGCATCCACCTCTGGCACCGCcagcagccccggcaccaccggcagccccgctcctgccgccTGAGCACGTGTGTGCGGGCACCGCGGCTGCTCCTGGGGGAGTCAGGTTTGTCTTGCTCATTCGGGGCTGCCCCCGTGGAAGCATTTGCCCGATcctggcagccccccggggcgggcgcTGCTGACCTGGGCACCAGCAGCCGGGAGGGTCCCGGTCCTGCCGTCCCCAGGCGTGGTTCTGCCCGGCTCCGGCACTTTTTGCTTGGCTTTTAGGGATAATTATACCCCTTCAGAAAGAGCTTGGATGTGCAGGGCTGGAGGGCTCCAGATTAACTCCTCTCTTTATAGAACATCTCCCGAATCACGAAATGCCAACAAGAACCGGAATAAAAAAGCAATAACTAGAGAAAAAGGCTGCACTAAAATGAGCTTTTTGCTTCCCCCGCCCTTTAAAAAGAAGctattttaagcatttaaatatttcccaGAGCCAAACCGTTTGACAAGTCCTTtctcagctccctccctccctccctgcccacagccctgcagctgggACTGGCCGTTACTGGGGGGGCCGCGGAGCCCAGACCCCCCATGCTGGCAGGGCTCCGGCACCGTCCCCGCCTCAGGTTTGCGAATGGTTTTGGCACCTGGAgaagtgccgggggggggggatttaCAACGGGCTGGGTTAGGTGTCTTCATCAGACACGGGCGGTGAGAGCCTTGCTTTGGGCAGCCGGGAGCGTGCTCCTCTCCTAAAAGCAGGGGGCCAagctgggggggctggcagggccggggggccgctCACCGGTCTGGTTGAGCTGCAGCGTGCTCTTGCTCCACTGGGACAGCCCCACGATGGCCACCATCTTGGCGCCCAGGCTGGAGCGCCTTTTCTTGCTGGCGGAGATGGTGACGGAGTCGGCGCTGCCCCGCGCGCTCTTCTCGATGTTGTACATCTCGCCGCTGATGCTGGAGCTGCGGATGACATTCCTGGCCGCCGAGGAGCTGGCATCCCCGTTGAACATGGTCAGCTGCTCGCGCGCTCGCCGGCCCCGGCTCTGCTGGGTGGGATCAGCTGCGGGGGGAAGCCAGGGGACGCGTCAAGGCCAGCAGCGCTGGGCGGTGGCACTGGCCGTGTCACCGCGCTCCCACCCAGAGCAGCCCCACGGGGATGGACGGTCCCCCGAGACACTCACAAAGCCGTGAAATTCAGGTGGCACAACCCAGCGGGACCATTTTTCCCCACCCGTGGGGGCAGGGTGCGGCGAGGGAAGGGGTGCAGTGGGTCACGGGGTGgaccctccagccctgccccagcgcCCTGGGGGACCCGGGCAGCCCCTATGGCAGGAGAGACCCACCAGTGGGCAGAGGGCTCGGTGCGTCACCAACCCACCCGGcttgggagcaggaggggaccCTGGGGCTTGGGGACAGCCCCGTCCACCCCCGCCGAAGGTGTCCAAAATTGCAACCAGCAAAGTTCCTCCCGCGCGTCTCCTCCTCCGAACCGCGGCTGCAGCATCCCTACGCGCTGCTCCAGGCGCGCCTCCGCTCCACCCCGAGATGGCTCCCTGCCTCGGGGGCTGGATCCGACCCCGGCCCAGCAAACCACACCGGGCTGCCACTGGCGTCCACTGGGAAGCCCTGGCAGCAGACGGTGCCTGGAGGGGCACCCATCGCAGATGTGCCGAGGGTGCCGGGGTGCCGCGCTGCCGGGGACCGGGGCATTCACCGGCAGCAGAGGCTGCGATGCGGCTGCCAGACCTCCCGCGCAGCACAGCGGttgctgccttcccttccccatgaATATTTAAACTCCTGCGGGATGGGAGCATCCATCTTCCAAGGAAAGGTGAATTATTAACTCCAGGCCAAGTGAAGCCACTTTATGATAATGGATGGAGGCAGGgcctggaaaaatatttctctttcgaGAGAGAGAGACGGCCACAAATGTAGCGAATAAGTTATGGCCGGGAACGGGGGagtggggcagggcggggggcttCTGCTGCCCCTCGCCGTCGGGGGAAGGAGTTTCGCAGGGGCACGGTCGGGCTGAGACGTGATGGGAGCCACGGGCTCGGCTGCAGCACCAGTGAACTCGCAGATTTATCAATTACAGAAGGGATGCAAACAGGGGCAAGTGGGCGATTAGTCATTAATATCATTAATGAGCTCCCAGAGAGCAGCAGCCGTCCCACATTGCCCTTCTGGCTGGTGTTGTCCTCCCCTGCTCTGCCCACGAGCGCGTGGCAGTCACCCACCCTCCACTCCTCACGCCCAGCACCGCTCCTCGCTGAGCGGGACCCCGGCACGGCCGCTTGCATTCGGCAAGGTTTGGGGTGCGCCACGACCGTAGCACATGCTTCCCCCCGTGTACGCGTGGGATTTGCCTGCCCTTGCTGGTGAACAGACACTCGCACAAAGGCTCGAGCCCCTCGGATGAAGCTGTCGGCACCGGGCGAGCACCAGCTCCGCAGCCCGGAGCTGCCCCGGCGTGGCCGCGTGCCGACGGGAAGCCGAGACGGGCGAGAGCAGGCAGCAGCGCTCGCCCTACGCTCAGCGTCCGCTCGAGGAGGGGTCGGGGCTGAGCTGCGACCTTTGGGACCTCTGGGACCTTTGGGACCTCTGGGACCTTTGGGACGAGCATTTTCCGATGCCACCCGCCGCTCTCCAAGCACCCTCCGGGCTCCAAACCCACTGCGGCCGCTCGCAAGGGCTGGGGTATCCCTTCGGAAGCGCCTGCCACAAGGAACGCATCCCAACCGCTTCCCCAACCGCAGCCCCAGCGCACCCTCGGTCGCATGCCGCTTCCcttccccgtgcctcagtttccccacctgcaaaCCTGACGTTAGACTGTGCCTAAACAAACACACGTCCCGTCGCACGAAGGTTCAGCTGGGTGCAGCTCAGGCCTCCCCACGCGGCGTTGTGGGCAAGAAGAGCTGTGGCACAACCAAGCCGTTATTTCTACGGCCAGGAAAACACAAAaggctcctgctgctgtttttcccGCCCGGCGCTTCAGCTGCCAGGAGAGCACCGGGCTCTGGTGGAAGCAAATTAGATCAGGAGAGCACAGCGCTAATGGGATCATTTCCAATGCAACACACACAAGGATAATCCACCGCAAAGGAAGGAGAGCGCACGCTCCTCAGCCCAAAGGAAGGATTTTCTTTACCCTGCCCGTAATTTTACCCCTTATCTCTTTTCACAATCTGCTTCTGGCCTCTGCGGGAGCGGGTGCCCGTTGGGGAGATCGGGGAGGTGCCCGGCGCTCGCTGCTGAGACGAGCTCGACCGGAGACCGTGCCCAAGCACCAAGAGCACCGGAGCCCGTGGCTC
It encodes the following:
- the RIMS3 gene encoding regulating synaptic membrane exocytosis protein 3, which codes for MFNGDASSSAARNVIRSSSISGEMYNIEKSARGSADSVTISASKKRRSSLGAKMVAIVGLSQWSKSTLQLNQTEGGPKKLRSNIRRSTETGIAVEMRTRVTRQGSRESTDGSTNSNSSDGTFIFPTTRLGAESQFSDFLDGLGPGQLVGRQTLATPPMGDVHVGMADRNGQLEVEVIQARGLIPKMGSKSIPATYVKVYLLENGVCLAKKKTKVVKKTCDPSYQQPLLFEESPQGKVLQVIVWGDYGRMDHKCFMGMAQIVLEELDLSSAVAGWYKLFPTSSLADSSIGPLTRRLSQSSLESSTSPSCP